The window ATGCTGGGTTTGGAATAATTTTGCtacattttttgttctttctctcaaattTTATGACTACAAAGGGTGGAGATGATTTGTCTGGTAAAGTTGCAATGGAGAAATGGGTGGTGCTGATTTAGGGTGAAAATAGAGATAAAAAGTGGGGTTAGTGTGAGCGAAGAAGATGAGGAGaagaattattttttattttattttttctgggGGGAGGGAGGCGAGAAGGGTTctggatttatttatttttttcgtaGAAAAgaatttattcttttttaaaGTTAGTTTTCCATGTGTCACGTTCTAATTCGATATTTTTGCCAAGTCATCGAGTTTTGAGATTCACGCATTTTATAGTTGTGAGAGATTGTCACCTAAGTATTTAATAGATACACATTGAATGAGGTTGAAATATTTAATAGATACTAGATTTAGTGtatgtgcgttgcacgtgtattatGTGTTATGCACAAAAGAGCGTATTTTAATTAGGTAGAATAAGAATGAATTAAGTATAAAGGTAATTGATGATACAACAAATATTTAAATGGTAAACGGTCTAAAATAGTGCATATTAAATTGAATAAGAATGAATTAAGTGTAATGACACTTGACGATGCAAAAAAAATTATTACATTAAAGAAATAGTTATATTGAGCGTGTAGACACTAAATTGAGTGTTACAATGAAGCATGGGTGTGGTGATGTTGCTGGAACCATTAGTCAGATTGTTGCTACCCTCTTGATGTCATCTGTTGAACAATGTTGACGTGCGCCATGAAGAATGTTGCTTCAGTTGATACTAGTAAGAGGCAGGCACCTCTAAAATATAATGGTATTGTCGATGCATTCAGCGAAATAGTTCGGAATctgtaaaaataaatataattatatagtTGTAATATATGTAAAATTTATGTATAATATGTATAATTAAATTGTGTATAGTTGAGGAAGtttcataaaaaagaaaatattgctTGAAGAATAACAAAAGATCATCATTATGTTTCTATGATATATGCTATGTTTTGGTGGTGAATCTTACCTAATATCTCTTTATAGACGATGTTCTTGGTATATGTTCCTTTTTTTCGCTTCGGCTGCTCGGTCAAGACTAAAACCTTTGTTGTTGACATAAATATTCCCCTTGAGAGTGCAACATATAGTTGTCCATGTGAGAATCGTGTTGCGGTAAGTACAGTCCCACATTAGGTattgtttgtccttgtgctttatttattgtcaTCGAAAAGCATAATCGTACTGGAAATTATTTTCTGATGAATTTGAAAGGGTAACCTTCATTTTTTGGAGGCGAAAGTTGAATTCTGGGAATAAACACATGTTTGGAAGCATTTTCGCCCATCATTATTTCTGCATGGATAACGTTGTTGTCAAAGCCTCTACATATCATTCTTGTACCATTACATAAGCCATTTAGTCGGGTCCAAATTTCTTAATAACATGATCGGAGCATTTAGAGACTGCATTTTGTTTCTTGGATTTCCAAGAAACTGAAGATTCTCCATACTTAATTAGATATCTTGACACTGACTTCCTAGTGTTAGGACATGAGGCCCAATCAGCATCAAAAAACACATTGATCTCATTTGAAGTTTGACTGCTCAATAAGTTCCCTAGTCATGGTTCCATTTTGATGTACTTTACCGCTCTTATAGTTGCATACCAATTAGACTTCTTTGGTTGTTACATGAATTGGCTAAGAGTTTGTACTGAGAATGCAGTGTCTGGTCTGGACATAATCAGATACAATAGCTTTCCAATCAGCTTCTGATATTGACCTGCATCTTCCAACATTTGATCTCCTGTTATGCCTACCAATTGATCCAGTTTTGGAACTATCAGCTTGACATTTGCCTCTAATGGAGCCCATGTTGGTTTTGATCTACCTAATCCCAAATCTGATATTATTTTTTGTACATATTTTCTTTGGTTGATAAAAATACCTTTGTTGGATCTACTGAACTCCATGCCAAGAAAAAACTTCAATTCACCTAAGTCTTTAATCTTGAAGCCCTGCTGTAAGAACATTTTGGTGGTTTCAATCAACTGCATGTTGTTTCCTGTAACCAATAGGTCATCCACATATATCAGTATTACCACTATATCTACTCCATTCCTTTTGATGAAATGAATGATCTAGGTTGCTTTGTTTGAATTCAGCCTGCAATAAGGCCTCTATCACATTTAGGTTCCATTGTTTACTTGCTTGTTTCAGACCATAGAGAGATTTTGCAAGTCGACATACCAACCCAGACTCCCCTTGACGTGTAAAACCATGTGGTAAGTGCATATAAACTTCATCATGTAAGTTATCTTGCAGAAATGCATTATATACATCCAACTGGTGGGCTAGCTAATTCTGCATTGCTACCAATGAAATTACAGTTCTCACAGTGGTGATCTTCACTACAGTGGAGAAGGTCTCATTATAATCAAGACCCTCTCTTTGATTGTAGCCTTTGGCTACCAACCGAGCTTTGAATCTCTCCACATCTCTGTTGGCCTTGAGTTTGACTTTGTATACCCATTTGCAACCTATTGTTGTCTTCCCTTGAGGCAAAGGAACCAGTTCCCAAGTCTTGTTGTCTTGCAAAGCTTGAAGTTCAATTTGCATAACCTCAACCCATCTTGCATCCTTAGAAGCTTCTTGAAAGATTCTGGGATCAACAACAGAAGAGAATATACCCAAGTATGCCTGGTAAGAAGGAGAAAGATTATCATATGAGACATAATTTTGGATGGGATATAAGACAGTGTTAACTAATTTCCTTATGGTGTCATAATATGTCAGCCAGATAGGTTCCTTAGATTCCCTCTGTGATCTTCTTAGGGAATTAGGATAGGTCTCTGCAATATGAGGAGTAGGGAAGGATGTGATAACCTCTGAATCACTGATTATAGGAGAGGTGCTTTCAGTGGTAGTATAAGGCTGGTCTTCAGTATGTAAATCATGTTCAATGCTGTCTGAATCATGTAAGTGCTCAATACTAGGAATAATGTCATATGCATTTTTATCTGACATATATAGCTGCTCAGTTGCAGGAATATGGATATCTCTATTTGCACCTTCAAAACCAAAATGATCATCAGTAGTACTGTGAATACAGGGATTGATTTGTTTCCTAAGGTCATCATTAATAGCTTGAAAGGGAAACACAGATTCCCCGAACACCTCATCTCTATTGACAAAGAACTTGTGTCTATCCAAAATCATAAAGGATGTATCCCTTAATGACATCAGAGTATCCCATAAAAACTGCCCTGAAAGCTCTACTGACAAACTTATCAGTCCTGGGTAGGGCACTTGTAAAACATAAGCATCCTGGTGTTTTCAGATGAGAAATGGAAGACTTCCTGCAAAAGAACAACTCATACGGTGACTTACCATCAATTGCCTATGATGGTAGCTTGTTAATAATATATGTTGCAACCAGGACACAGTGTCCCTAGAATTCCATTAGGATATGGCCTTGAAACTTGAAAGCTCTTGCAACTTCAAGTAGGCGTCTGTATTTTCTCTCAGTTACACCATTTTGCTGTGATGTATAAACATAGGTTTTCTGGTGAACTATTCACATAGACTTACATAGGTTTTGCATTGCTGAATTTACAAACTCTCCACCATTGTCAGACCTAATTGTCTGTACTATTCCATTCAATTGTGTTTGGATCAGCttaagaaatgacttaaaaataATCATAATAGCACTTTTAAATTGCAAGAGAAAGATCCAAGTCACACGAGAGTAATCATCTATAATTGTGAGGAAGAATTTGTTACCATCAAATGTTGGTGTACTGCAAGGTCCCCATACATCTAAGTGCAATAACTGAAAAATTCTAGTGGCTTTAGTACTGCTTAATGAAAAAGGTTGTCTCACATGTCTAGCCATTAGACATATATCACAACTATCTATTACAGATTTGCAATCCTTCAATTTATATCGCAGAAGTTCCTTCAGAGATCCTCCAGATGCGTGTCCTAACCTTTTGTGCCACAGAAATATGTCCTCCTTTGTGTCTGTACACTTATTCCTTTGACTGTTAGTGGTGTATTATTTCAAGCCTTAAGACAAGCCTTTGGGACCAGCAAGTAAAGTCCATCTTTCTCTCTACCAATCCCCCTTACTTTCCCATTTGAGAGGTCCGAGAATAGGTAAAAATCAGGGTAAAAGGAGACAAATCAATGTAAGTCTCTTGTTATCTTTGATACTGAAAGTAGGTTGTATGCAAACTCAGGAACATCCAGTACATCTTATGCTTCCCCTGTTTATGTGATCTTACAATTACCAACATGTGACACAATTGTACAATCTCCATTAGGCAAGTGAACTCTTTTGTCTCTAGTAGGGCTAATGTCCTTGACATTTGTTAACATTCCTAAATCAGCTACCATATGGTTGTTTGCTCCTATATCGGCTATCTAATTTTCCTTTGCTATGTTAGCCATAAAGACATAAATTGTACCTTCCATGTTAGCCATTACTTCCTTTGGAGGATCTTTGTTGAGCAGCTTCATGATCTAATCATACTGATCTGCTGTGAGTTGAGGTGCTCTTTGCCAGTTTCCTTCCTTTATTGCCTCTGGTATTTCTCAAGATTCTCAACCTGAACATTATATGTTGTGTttgtatttcctttcttcttgttcttgaaGTCCTGAGGGTAACCAATTATCTTGTAGCATCCCTCTTTTGTATGCCCTTTCATGTGACAAAAATCACATTGTATATTCCAGTTTCTCTTTGGTTTCTGATAGTTCTGGTAATTTCCTCCTTTACCAGTTAGCAAAGCAACTAAGTCAATCCCTTCACCAACAACAAAGGCATTAGCTACTGACCTCTGACTTTCCCTTTTAATAAGCATTGCATATGCTTTGTTGATGATTGATGTTGGACTGGTCTTAAGAATTTGTCTACGAGCCTGCTCATAGTTGTCATTTAAGCCCATTAGAAACTTCAGTACCTTCTGCTTTTGCATGAATTCGATGAAGTTCTTTGATCTAGAACAGTCACATGGAGGAGGAACAATGCTGTCAAACTCATCCCACAAATTTTTGAGTTTAG of the Nicotiana tabacum cultivar K326 chromosome 7, ASM71507v2, whole genome shotgun sequence genome contains:
- the LOC107799560 gene encoding uncharacterized protein LOC107799560, whose translation is MVADLGMLTNVKDISPTRDKRVHLPNGDCTIVSHDAYVLQVPYPGLISLSVELSGQFLWDTLMSLRDTSFMILDRHKFFVNRDEVFGESVFPFQAINDDLRKQINPCIHSTTDDHFGFEGANRDIHIPATEQLYMSDKNAYDIIPSIEHLHDSDSIEHDLHTEDQPYTTTESTSPIISDSEVITSFPTPHIAETYPNSLRRSQRESKEPIWLTYYDTIRKLVNTVLYPIQNYVSYDNLSPSYQAYLGIFSSVVDPRIFQEASKDARWVEVMQIELQALQDNKTWELVPLPQGKTTIGCKWVYKVKLKANRDVERFKARLVAKGYNQREGLDYNETFSTVVKITTVRTVISLVAMQN
- the LOC142162233 gene encoding uncharacterized protein LOC142162233; the protein is MRERFDKVNISRVYQLQKAIETITQGTYNVLVYFSKLKNLWDEFDSIVPPPCDCSRSKNFIEFMQKQKVLKFLMGLNDNYEQARRQILKTSPTSIINKAYAMLIKRESQRSVANAFVVGEGIDLVALLTGKGGNYQNYQKPKRNWNIQCDFCHMKGHTKEGCYKIIGYPQDFKNKKKGNTNTTYNVQVENLEKYQRQ